The genomic segment AGGCTGCTTACTTAGACCAAAGTCGGTTAAAGCAATATGACCTTCAGTATCAAGCAAAATACTGTCATAAACAAAATGAATATTAAGATTTATATAGCTTTATAATGATTGAATTATTGATGAATGATATAATACAAACTTTTCTGGTTTGAGATCTCTATAAATAATTCCAAGCTTATGTATATGACCCAATGCAAGAGCAAGTTCAgctaaataaaattttacatcATCTTCAGTAAACATTACCTAGagcaataattataaaaatggaTCAATACAGCCGTAAAAACATCATAAAATTACTAATACTGTAAACTATATACCTCTTTAACTAATCTTGAAAATAAATCGCCACCTCTTAAAAAGTCTAAAATTAAGTAGAGTTTGCCCTCTGTTTGGAATGCATAATGTAGTCGCACAATGAATGGGTGTTCAACATCTACCAGTATATTCCTCTCCATTTTTGTTCTAACTCTGTCCCGAACTGagataatattgaaatattaagccactttaaaaagaaaaagaaataattttcaatataagAGGAATTGCTCTGAAAACTccttttataaatttcaataaaaaaaataaaatatgtacacaGTAATAAAAAGATCTTTGTATTTCATAATTAAAATCAATGTTTCATTACAACAGTCCTCATTTTGAAACCTTCAGAGCTACCCTCgtacttatatatatttaacttaTTAAGCACCTTTCAATGTTGCCTTTTTTAATACCTTCATAGCATAAATTGTCCCACTATCTTTCCCAACAACCTTTCTCACGAGGAATACCTGAATTAACacaagaatttttattattgaatAATTACACTTGATTATATctcaaattatttttcattcattATAATGTTCAATACTTTGCCAAAAGACCCTTGACCCAGAACTTTAAGCAGTTCAAATTGAGATGGATCTGCTTTTTCATGTCCATCCCTTACTACTTCACGTACTTCTATTTCATGTGTCTCAGAACAACCATTTGAAGGTGGTTCAACTACATTTTCTTGAGTTATTACTACTTCCTCTTGGGACTCTGATGGGAGTATATCTACATCTTGCTAAAAAATTAAATTGGTTACAATGCACAAATTTACAATTGTAATACAGAATTAATAACACGTAATTGACACATTTTTAACACTAATCAATGtatttaacaaatataaaaatactacCTTTTCAGTCACATGTTGCTCAGACCAAGGAACTGTCAAATTCGCTAACGGCATTATATTCGACGTTGTGTTATTATCTGTGAAATTGTAGATGTTATGTTtgtaaaatattcttgcgtgcgCGGTCGTCATAAATTAACGTTTATTTATGTTACAAGAGCGCAACGTAGATCACCCTCAAAATGTAATACGTTACGGGTATTCGCGGTAAATTGATAGACGCATCTATGACATATACTCTGGTACTTATTGACCACAGATAACGCGTTAAACCGTTAATATGTACTAGAAACCGATGTTTCAATGTTTTGTATAACGACTGTCCTTTTTACGCTTCTGTATTGTTGGTCTAAGAAGTCACCTTTATATGTACTTTATTGATTTGTCAACAAACAAAGCAAAATAGATTGGGAAATGTATTTGTAAGatatagataatatataatGCGATAGCAATATATTCAAACAAACatgaaggaagaaaaaaaatacaATTGTTTTATAACtaaatttaaattcttttactaaaaattgtacttcattttttaatgaaataaaatcgaTGTATAAAACATTCATTCTATATATTGTAAGACACGTTCACATGAAACATCCCTGGCGCCTAACAAGTGAggcaattttatataaaattatatatttctctCTTCTAAATACAGATGTCGAACTGCGAGCTGAAAAAGTTCACTTCCGCTGAAAGAACTCTGCGCGGGAAGAGAAGAAAATTCAAATGATTTATACGTAGATTTCAGACataaaatgaaatgaataatatttatgttattattaattttaaattttaaaataattcctAATAATTCTTATAGTATTATAGTATACGTGCTGCCACCTAGCAAGTGATACAGCCACGCATGAGCAACTTTACGTAAAATGACTTCTTGTTGTCCCTTTCTTGTGTACATTCTGTTACGTGCAGATGCGAAACTATCTTGAAATAGTGTTTACGGCCATAGTGTCTTGCAAGTACTACTCTTTGCAAACTCTTGTTTATAATAAACAATTCAAACGGATTAATATagatagtatatataatattatatataacacaatattgtatataataaaaaacatCTAAGCAAGTAAAAGAAAGAGAACACCTTAAACATTAACATAAACATTGGTAAGTATCTGTAAAGTACTGTAAAGTTTATGGAATAGTAAAgtttttagaaatttctttgTGTAACAATAATtactaaattatcatttatGTAAACTTATATTCAGTATAGAAAAGATTTATTCTGTGATATAACCTGTTTGATATATGTGATATAACCTTAGTGAAGTGTCATTATTTATATAAAGTTTTCTTATGtatgttattctttttaagTGCAATAAAAATGCCGTGCTGGTATTATGAGAAGAAAGAACTACGAAATACACCATCCATTCAAGATGGAATTGACTACGAAACAGAATGCAGATATAGGAAAGAAGGGGCCAGATTTATTATTGATACAGGAACCAAAATGGATTTAGGATACAATACAATGGCAACTGGAGTTGTTTATTTTCATAGATTCTACATGTTTCATTCATTTAAAAACTTCCCAAGATATGTacgtatttaataataaatattaatttcttttttatcgatgtgagaaaaataaatattttatgttattttttgAATCTCATATAGGTAACTGCATGCTGCTGTTTATTATTAGCAGGCAAAGTAGAAGAAACTCCAAAAAAATGCAAAGATATAATTAAGACTGCAAAGTCTTTATTAACTGAACAAAAATTGATGACTTTTGGAGAGGATCCAAAGGTAAATCAATAaactatataattattattattaaggctatattataactatatagtttattattattaaggaTATATATCCTTgaaatgtaatttgtaaaataatctttttataaattttctagGAAGAGGTCATAACGTTAGAAAGAATTTTACTACAAACTATAAAGTTTGATTTGCAAGTTGAACATCCATACAGCTACTTGCTAAAATATGCAAAATGTCTTAAAggtattgaaataaattttatgaatttaataaataatatattaagtGACAAAATAATCAATGATATTTTGCAGgtgataaaaataaattgcaGAAAATGGTTCAAATGGCTTGGACATTTGTTAACgacaggtatatatatatatatatatattataatgtttTCTTATTACTTTTAAATTGATTTAAAAAGTTTATATAATCTTTATTCCTTTTCCTTTATAGTTTGTGTACAACATTGTCATTGCAATGGGAACCAGAAATTATTGCTGTTGCTCTCATGTATTTGGCAGGGAAGCTTAGCAAATTTGAAGTGGTAGATTGGAATGGAAGATTACCCAAACATTTACGTTGGTGGGACATGTTTGTTGAGGATGTTACTATGGATCTTCTAGAAGGTACCCTAATAAGAAACCGTTTTTTAGAATATATCAATATGGAAAGTAAGTACATCTGATTTGTTTTTTCAGATATATGTCATCAAGTATTAGATTTGTATTCACAAGCAAATAACACAAAGCCGCCAGATTCACCACCTTTAACACCATCTAATGAGCCTTGTAGAGATAGAGCTATAACAGCACCTTCCACAGAATCAATATCTACTACACCAAATGGTATGTACATGAAAATTGTCTTATTTGTGATGAAAAATTGTCTTATTAATATCAAATTGTAGTTACACCAGGAAAGGCTACTAAAGTTGAAGCAGTTGCAGTCTCTGCAAATGGATGCTTAACTACAGATACCACAGATGCAATAAAACCAATGGATGTGCCAACGCATTTTCAAACATATCCAACCAATTTTGCACATAGTAATATCAATTATCCTCCAGCGTTTCCTCCAGCAAATGTTTCTGTACCTCCACCTTCTGTAAATACAATGAATCACATTGTCCCACCAATGCATCATATGGGTTCCTCTGGTGCCATTAGACCTGCACCACCTACATCTACTACAACGCCAACACCGTTTCAACCATATCCTTATCCTACAAACGCGTCATACTTCCCTCCAAATAATCCAGTACCCCCAGCACCTACACCTCGTACGTATTATCCACCACAACCTTAACACATACAAATTTATAAGACTAAATATGCAATGTTTGTTTGTATGTAAACGCCATTAttgtaattgaaattaatattatcaaagAGATAATAGTTAAATCTTGTCTTGTAATCTAAGTcttgtaaatattgtaaatatgtaAGGTTTAGAATTAAcagtaatatttaattataaagtttttatattattaatatttacgtgtttaaattgttaatttaaacaagaaaatataaatacaaaactTCTAAGGAAAAATTAGTCAATGTTTTACATGTAAAGGTTGCCTTTATTAAAAAAGTTTTTTCCAGAAAATGTAACAGTATGCAATGGTGCATAATTTGCTAATAATTTTAAAAGCGGTTCTGCAGATAATGAGTCCAATACCATACTGTCTGTATATAAAACATACAAAACTGAAGGTAGTTCCATAATTTGAGCATATGACAATACTGAAACATATGTATGTTTGTACCATTTATAATGAACTTTCATCTAAAGATATAGTTTGTATTATTTGAATATTAACCTCCTGCTGTTACTCCATATATAATATTTGGCTGCTCTAAGTATGGCTCTTTCGATTTGCAAATATTCTCTCCACTTTTTGTAGTCAACATCCTTAAGAAAGAAGGTACTGTTGGTATATCCTTCTTtttaaaatttgatatatgACAACATGTTATACAAATTATACTTTTTGCACTTGATATAATATCACCCatctaataaatttaataaaattaatgcaAATTACTAGAATTATATACTTTATAATTTAAGTTAAATTTTCTTACCTTTTCTACAAATTTGCCTGACAATTTCACATCAAAATGTGGAGATACAATACCTAAATACATATCATTAGTAACTTGATAAgttgtatatatctttttttgtttttcatctTCCACGAAACATACTTCTTCTGAGTTTGGGCACAAACACTCTTTTacaaaatctacaatatcattaaaaccatttataacacgacCAAAATATTAccgattaattaaattaatatatattaccgATTAACATTTCACCTTCAATTACAATTAAAGTATCAATGCTGGATGGTTTCGTTTTTAACCACTGAACAAAAAACTCGCTGAAATATATTCCAAAAAGTATTTGAGACACTTTTGAAACACTTAACTGAAGAGGTTATGTTTAACTAAAATAAAACTTACGGTTGATTAACTGAACATTCAGTAGCTTTATTTTCATCTTCATCGTCCCAGAACGCACGTGAGACTGGAAATATTACTTCACCGAAAAAACTTGCCATTTTATCAACAAAGTTAATAGAAACCACAGTAAAACATCTCCAGTTTGTAAGAGAATACTTTTATTGCTGTGTCACAGGTCACAGTCACACTAGGCAACAACCTTGGAAAAAATTATACAGTCGATTGCATTTCAAAACATTAAATTTTGGATACagttaaaaacaaattttctttatataattttaacgcagctattagaaaattatttatttgtcaatTGTACATTTCTgtataaaaagtataaaaattcttACTGCAATTTGTTCATTACATCATATTTTATCTTTACATCATGTAATTGTctttataatagaaatatactttatattacatatatttatatcaacAATGTCTCTTAATTATGTCTAAAATGTACTGTTTTGATAATCACACTTTGTTCATTGCTTTAAAGAATTAAAGAAATGACATGCTTAAATTTAGTGCTTAATGTTATACAATCGTTTCTTTTGGTTTTATATTCCACAGATTTGCTATATTCCACCTATTTGCTGTTTCACGTGTGTGTTGCATGAGTATATGGACTCTATATAACGATTCTAATACGActaaaatattctataaaataaTGAGCATTGCAGTTTTTAAAGGTACAATTTTATAACATATTTTGGTATCTAAAGGTAGCTTTGCTAATATTCTCTACATATTATATTctaaaatatacgatataaaatCATGTATTTAACACGTGACGTGTATTGTTCCCAAGCTAAACCATAACGCATTTTACAACGTTCATTATCTCTTCTTGCTCTATATATCAACAATCCTGTACATATAATTGCATAGTAATAAGGCAAAATATTATGTGCCAAACTTATACACGATATTGACCACCACATTATTATATCACCTAAATAATTCGGATGTCTTACATGACCCCATAATCCAGATACTATAAGCTTCTTACCACGGGTGGTTGGTATGGTTTCTAAGTCTACAAAATAAATGTacaaataatatgaaaaattaattttgtaatgttaatattgatttaaatgtaaaatgattttatatttaCGCATTAATGATGGAGATAAAGGATTTCTTCTGAACTCATTCTTTTGTAAATTGCTTATTCTATATAGCAAATATCCAATTATAAATGCAAGTATAGGAAAGACAAACAGATAAGTGAATTGTGTTCTAAAATTGAAGAAACATgtttcaataaaatttcaatgGCATGATGTactgttattttttattcttagtACTTACTTGTGATATAACATATACTTTGTTGTAAGAGCCAATAAAAATGGGTACATCATATAACCGGTACATAACATGTAACCAGTTCCTTCATACATTATTTCAAAAGTTGTTAGTATTGCAGATTCAAAGAAGAGTGCGTCCATTGCATAAATTATTTGCAGTAAAGTTCCTAGCATAACACCTATGTTAAGATATTCTAAACTATATGTTTCCATTTCTTCAATTGTTTTTATCACAATGGACAAATTTATGAGAATCTGTAATTCGAATAAAATCGTGCATATCTTATAATATACATTTCTACAGATGAGGAAACTCTTTGAATGATTATTACTATTGTTATCATGGAAGTCCGAAAAAGATTTATTTTGATATCCACAGGACCAATTCGTGGATTTATTTCCCTCCCTTGCCAAAAATTATATATCACACTGTTAGTAGATCCATGTATGTTTAGATTAGCTACAGGAGCTTTGCCGCCctttacaaataataataatgataaaatcGTTCCAAGAATCCAACCGCTAATTGAAAATTGTACAGAATTTTGTATAACGAGATCAGTGACTTCTAGTTTTTTATATATACACGCAGCAAATATGATTACTGATAAAAGGCTGCATAAAAAACCTAAAAGAAGTAtgcaaaataataatttcattcatataatttttctttaaaatgagTAATTTAAATAATGAATAGCCACCATTTAGACGATACTGTAATCTCCCAATTCTATTTTGTGGTCCATCAATTTTTCGTCCAATCGGTATAGTCgaaaaaattattacaaataaaaagaaacctaAATATGCAGTAAAAATTCTAAgatcgacgtataacgttacgtctGTTAGTATCTTAGGATATCCAAGTATACATTCATCTTTTGTACACATTAATTGCGGTAGTATCATTATTACGGGTGATAAAACTATAAGAAGAAGGGTTCCAAACCATCCTCCCCATTCTTGTGGTTCACTAACCATGCtgatttctttctttcgtttttctatTACTTGTGGATTTATATCTACATCTTTTTCATAATTTATAGTTTTTAATAAATCCTGAAGTCAAACATTAATAAATGTATATAGAATGTTTATCATAATATACAATAATCAATACACAAAAATCTTACTCGATCTCTTTGTACTGAATGCCCCCTTTCCTTCATGTCAACACTAAAATCATGCATTTGACTCTTCCTTTCTATGGGAAGTGAGACAGCTCGATTAATATTTCTCGTTAATAAAACCATTTTATGATCTGATTCAGGTTTTAGCGTACCAGATAACAATCTCATTGATCTACGCGTCACTGTTCCTATTTCTTTCAATCGCGATTGAAGAGGCATTGATTCAACAGAATGTTCATCatcatttatattctttttactGTCAGTATTGCCATTATCCTGCATATCTATACATTTTATGCGGGAAAATGTCaattcatttaataatattgttaAAAAATAGCAGATTATTTGTAACAATATATTTACCCCTAGGTATTTCTATTCGTGGTAGAGaaatttttgcaaatttttgAGTCCTTGTAGATTGTCTATTTACAGATGGAGATCTTCCGGGTGAACGTTTGCGTGGAGATTTTCTGAGTGATGAATATCTGGTGGGACTTTTTCTACTTTTACTACTAGCTCTAGTTGTACTTCTTGATGGCCTATTCATCTAAAATTTTGAAGAAATTatacagaaagaaaaaaagtagTAAAAGAGAAAACGAGGTAGAATGTATAAaaggtaaaatatataaaatagctTAAATTTAACAAAACAGGTACCTTAATATCAGTTGAATGAACATACTGTTCAATGCCTGTTTCAAATTGTACTTTATACCGTTCACCTCTCATACTTAATATTTTACCTTTGTGGTATCTATCAGTACTTGGATGTTTTACAAGTACTTCTTCTCCTTCTGAAAACTTCATATTGTGTCCAAAAATTAATAATGATCTGTAAAACAtcgttacgttatataatagttAAATGCATTAAATATGTTGTTcaacttttaattttatatagcaTAACTGTTTCTACAAAAAAGTAAAAGATGCAAATACTATACTATTGTTCACATTACACagtaaatgaaattttgttcGCAGTTTTTGCGATCAAAAACTGTCGTATAATAACGATTCATGAATTAAGTTCTAATATATAAAGATGTTAATCAATACAGTTTTACAACTTACGTGCAGTTTTACTCAGATTACAGCAATATGTTCTAATGAGATTCGAGTTAGATTAAAAATAAGAGAACTCCTAATCGTAAGGTTATAATTAACGCTTTTTTTTTGCATCATAACACGAAGACGCACACACGCTATAGCGTTCCGAGATGCATAAAATGCAGGCCACGCGAGGTTAAATATATGCTTACATTCGTTGCGTCAGTTACCTTATGATGTCCTTACAAAGAAGATAAGATTTAAGCGTGTTTCATACGAGAAgcaatattaatataacaataatgtatcgaacgaaaaataaaattcaaactcAAACTCAATTCCTATTCTAAAATAGAGATGtctttaaattaaattcaaatatcAATTTCAGAACTTTAAAAAACAGAATCttcacttttattttattactaatATAATCTTTTTCATCAAATATATCGCTTCCTTGAGTACGCTCATGTACAAACTTATTTTAGCTAGATGTTGACTGAAATtagtaatatgtaatattacattttttatccCTTTTTTATTTGAAGAAATTATAATCAAAGAAATAAAGTTTTAATCTTTTATGTTGTTTGTGAGAAAGAGGCATTACAatcgaaaataatttataagTAACGGAAGAATCATCtgttataaaatacatatacaaATTAACTATATGTGAACTTATATGTTTTAAATTGTACCGCGCTGATGTTTGAATTTTCCCACTTTTTGTAACGATTTATGTTTCATGCAGGTTACGACAGTTGTCAACATGCTGAAAGTATTTTCATTGATATCAATCCGTTAAACATACATGAGAATTACTTGCATCAACACAAAATTCAGTTAAACAATTATGGACAAGGATGATGAAGAAAGACAAACAAATTTAGGAGATGAAAAACAATTTTTGGTAAATTCACATTGGTTTCATATTTCTTTGATGTTTAAAGAACGATTAACATGGATCCTTTTATATCTATATTGAGATTTGTAGAATATGAAAGCCTGTTAAAAGGAATTGATACTAAAGAAACTGTGCATCCACGTAATATAAgcatattaaaatttttcaggTTTCTGTGGAGAATACTCTAAAGACCGTCAAAAGAAGCATCCATAAGTTTGTAACAGACGTCCCTCAAGCACTTGTTAATTCTGGATTAGATATAGATTTAAAGAAACTAAATATAGAAGATGGTCAAAATATTCAGGATCTTATTTCTTCATTTCCAAAATCATTCACTGATCAAATAAATAATGGTACACATAATGTTTGTTTTTTATTCAAAAGAAAACAATAACGccttattttttaatgatttcatTGTTcatagaagagaaagagaaaatttcAGCCATAGAACTAAAGTGTGAACAATTGCACAGTCAACTCCAACAGCAAGTGGACAGAAACAAAAAGGCACAGGAAGAAATAGAATATCTAAGAGAACAAGTGATTCGgctataatttaatttataaaaaattcattagcATTCATTATGTTAATAGATATGTTTattatctctctttctctctagaTATTGAATCAAAGTACATATTGTGCAACTTTGGGAGCAGTTTTAGGCAATTTAACATGGCGTGCATCTCGCCTCCCAGAAATTGTCGACGTTTGGCTTTCTGGGGTAAATATTGTTAATTCCGGTATTCAACGGACAGTACAGTTTCGCGTTAATTGGTACATTATAGTTTCAGCACATGATCGGCGAATTTTTATCGATAACAGACGGAAGTTTCGTCGCTTTTATAAACACTTATCGAAATGCTTTCCCTCCCACATGCAACGTCGAATATCAGTTTATAATTGGCTTGTTAGGCATTGTATCAAATATATCTGCAACACCCGAGGGACGTGAATTTTTAATGACTGATCCGAATGGTAGAGCTTTTGTACAAAAAATGATGAAACTCATGCCCACTTTGCCACTTTCGCAAGGTTCCTTATCACTAAAGAGGTAATTTTGCGAATACCGGCAAATTAACAATTCATTTGTACTTTTAATCGTGCCGTGTCTCTTATAGATTAATGCTGATGACATTTTATAATGTCAGTATGAATAAAACCGGGCTGCAGTATCTTTTCGAGTCACGAGTAAGCGACGTGTTAAATTGTTATTTGAGGAACAATTCGCTACCAGATGAGACACAGTTCCTCTGTCTGCGCGTGTTGCATTCGATGACATATGGTTTAACGAATCCCAAATACATTCAAGACTTAATCACCACCCTACCGATCAGCAAAAT from the Bombus affinis isolate iyBomAffi1 chromosome 11, iyBomAffi1.2, whole genome shotgun sequence genome contains:
- the LOC126921855 gene encoding delta(14)-sterol reductase LBR isoform X1, with product MKFSEGEEVLVKHPSTDRYHKGKILSMRGERYKVQFETGIEQYVHSTDIKMNRPSRSTTRASSKSRKSPTRYSSLRKSPRKRSPGRSPSVNRQSTRTQKFAKISLPRIEIPRDMQDNGNTDSKKNINDDEHSVESMPLQSRLKEIGTVTRRSMRLLSGTLKPESDHKMVLLTRNINRAVSLPIERKSQMHDFSVDMKERGHSVQRDRDLLKTINYEKDVDINPQVIEKRKKEISMVSEPQEWGGWFGTLLLIVLSPVIMILPQLMCTKDECILGYPKILTDVTLYVDLRIFTAYLGFFLFVIIFSTIPIGRKIDGPQNRIGRLQYRLNGFLCSLLSVIIFAACIYKKLEVTDLVIQNSVQFSISGWILGTILSLLLFVKGGKAPVANLNIHGSTNSVIYNFWQGREINPRIGPVDIKINLFRTSMITIILINLSIVIKTIEEMETYSLEYLNIGVMLGTLLQIIYAMDALFFESAILTTFEIMYEGTGYMLCTGYMMYPFLLALTTKYMLYHKTQFTYLFVFPILAFIIGYLLYRISNLQKNEFRRNPLSPSLMHLETIPTTRGKKLIVSGLWGHVRHPNYLGDIIMWWSISCISLAHNILPYYYAIICTGLLIYRARRDNERCKMRYGLAWEQYTSRVKYMILYRIF
- the LOC126921855 gene encoding delta(14)-sterol reductase LBR isoform X2 produces the protein MKFSEGEEVLVKHPSTDRYHKGKILSMRGERYKVQFETGIEQYVHSTDIKMNRPSRSTTRASSKSRKSPTRYSSLRKSPRKRSPGRSPSVNRQSTRTQKFAKISLPRIEIPRDMQDNGNTDSKKNINDDEHSVESMPLQSRLKEIGTVTRRSMRLLSERKSQMHDFSVDMKERGHSVQRDRDLLKTINYEKDVDINPQVIEKRKKEISMVSEPQEWGGWFGTLLLIVLSPVIMILPQLMCTKDECILGYPKILTDVTLYVDLRIFTAYLGFFLFVIIFSTIPIGRKIDGPQNRIGRLQYRLNGFLCSLLSVIIFAACIYKKLEVTDLVIQNSVQFSISGWILGTILSLLLFVKGGKAPVANLNIHGSTNSVIYNFWQGREINPRIGPVDIKINLFRTSMITIILINLSIVIKTIEEMETYSLEYLNIGVMLGTLLQIIYAMDALFFESAILTTFEIMYEGTGYMLCTGYMMYPFLLALTTKYMLYHKTQFTYLFVFPILAFIIGYLLYRISNLQKNEFRRNPLSPSLMHLETIPTTRGKKLIVSGLWGHVRHPNYLGDIIMWWSISCISLAHNILPYYYAIICTGLLIYRARRDNERCKMRYGLAWEQYTSRVKYMILYRIF
- the LOC126921873 gene encoding heat shock factor 2-binding protein-like; the encoded protein is MDKDDEERQTNLGDEKQFLVSVENTLKTVKRSIHKFVTDVPQALVNSGLDIDLKKLNIEDGQNIQDLISSFPKSFTDQINNEEKEKISAIELKCEQLHSQLQQQVDRNKKAQEEIEYLREQILNQSTYCATLGAVLGNLTWRASRLPEIVDVWLSGFQHMIGEFLSITDGSFVAFINTYRNAFPPTCNVEYQFIIGLLGIVSNISATPEGREFLMTDPNGRAFVQKMMKLMPTLPLSQGSLSLKRLMLMTFYNVSMNKTGLQYLFESRVSDVLNCYLRNNSLPDETQFLCLRVLHSMTYGLTNPKYIQDLITTLPISKIEDIAISNKNEMSTVAKQVIKQLRDSQKFIRMN
- the LOC126921880 gene encoding proteasome assembly chaperone 1 isoform X1: MASFFGEVIFPVSRAFWDDEDENKATECSVNQPEFFVQWLKTKPSSIDTLIVIEGEMLIDFVKECLCPNSEEVCFVEDEKQKKIYTTYQVTNDMYLGIVSPHFDVKLSGKFVEKMGDIISSAKSIICITCCHISNFKKKDIPTVPSFLRMLTTKSGENICKSKEPYLEQPNIIYGVTAGVLSYAQIMELPSVLYVLYTDSMVLDSLSAEPLLKLLANYAPLHTVTFSGKNFFNKGNLYM
- the LOC126921870 gene encoding cyclin-K; amino-acid sequence: MPCWYYEKKELRNTPSIQDGIDYETECRYRKEGARFIIDTGTKMDLGYNTMATGVVYFHRFYMFHSFKNFPRYVTACCCLLLAGKVEETPKKCKDIIKTAKSLLTEQKLMTFGEDPKEEVITLERILLQTIKFDLQVEHPYSYLLKYAKCLKGDKNKLQKMVQMAWTFVNDSLCTTLSLQWEPEIIAVALMYLAGKLSKFEVVDWNGRLPKHLRWWDMFVEDVTMDLLEDICHQVLDLYSQANNTKPPDSPPLTPSNEPCRDRAITAPSTESISTTPNVTPGKATKVEAVAVSANGCLTTDTTDAIKPMDVPTHFQTYPTNFAHSNINYPPAFPPANVSVPPPSVNTMNHIVPPMHHMGSSGAIRPAPPTSTTTPTPFQPYPYPTNASYFPPNNPVPPAPTPRTYYPPQP
- the LOC126921880 gene encoding proteasome assembly chaperone 1 isoform X2, giving the protein MASFFGEVIFPVSRAFWDDEDENKATECSVNQPEFFVQWLKTKPSSIDTLIVIEDFVKECLCPNSEEVCFVEDEKQKKIYTTYQVTNDMYLGIVSPHFDVKLSGKFVEKMGDIISSAKSIICITCCHISNFKKKDIPTVPSFLRMLTTKSGENICKSKEPYLEQPNIIYGVTAGVLSYAQIMELPSVLYVLYTDSMVLDSLSAEPLLKLLANYAPLHTVTFSGKNFFNKGNLYM